One genomic region from Leifsonia poae encodes:
- a CDS encoding (2Fe-2S)-binding protein — protein sequence MSESTSSRPPARRLPAERGRPVVIHVDGAACESFDGETVASALLVAGVERFASRAGEDRLPLCNMGTCFECAITIDGAALTRACLTPVVDGMDVRTGDVR from the coding sequence GTGTCTGAGTCGACATCGTCGCGTCCCCCTGCGCGCCGCCTCCCCGCTGAACGGGGTCGCCCGGTCGTCATCCATGTCGACGGCGCCGCGTGCGAGTCCTTCGACGGCGAGACCGTCGCATCCGCCCTGCTCGTGGCGGGCGTCGAACGCTTCGCCAGCAGGGCGGGGGAGGACAGGCTTCCGCTGTGCAATATGGGCACCTGCTTCGAGTGCGCCATCACGATCGACGGCGCCGCGCTGACCCGGGCCTGCCTGACTCCCGTCGTCGACGGAATGGATGTGCGAACGGGGGATGTGCGATGA
- a CDS encoding ABC transporter ATP-binding protein yields the protein MLDLRDIVVTHKRPGGEPVRAVRGVSLTVERGQVVGLVGESGCGKSSLARVASGLEAPTSGEALFEGRPLNALKTRQRPLEDRRLQMVFQNPYASLSPRRTVESQLLDGVPGRVERSDRSAEVERLLTLVGLPVGAANRYPSQFSGGQRQRLAIARALAADPSLVVADEPVTALDAFSSAQIVRLLQTLVAELDMAMLFISHDLSLVRAIADETCVMYAGEIVERGPSEQLWNDPQHDYTKALIAAIPEIGPVKRLPGLDEN from the coding sequence ATGCTCGATCTCCGGGACATCGTGGTGACCCATAAGCGCCCCGGCGGCGAACCCGTGCGCGCAGTCCGTGGCGTGAGCCTCACGGTCGAGCGCGGCCAGGTCGTCGGCCTGGTCGGCGAGTCCGGCTGCGGCAAGTCGTCGCTGGCACGCGTCGCGAGTGGGCTCGAGGCCCCCACCTCCGGCGAGGCGCTGTTCGAAGGGCGCCCGCTTAACGCGCTGAAGACCCGGCAGCGACCGCTCGAGGATCGGCGCCTGCAGATGGTGTTCCAGAACCCTTACGCGTCGCTGAGCCCCCGGCGCACCGTCGAGAGCCAGCTGCTGGACGGCGTGCCGGGACGCGTCGAACGAAGCGACCGGAGTGCCGAGGTCGAACGGCTGCTCACCCTGGTCGGGCTGCCGGTGGGCGCCGCGAACCGCTACCCCTCCCAGTTCTCGGGCGGTCAGCGGCAGCGCCTTGCGATCGCCCGCGCGCTCGCCGCCGATCCGAGTCTCGTCGTCGCCGACGAACCGGTCACAGCGCTGGATGCCTTTTCGTCGGCGCAGATCGTGCGCCTCCTGCAGACGCTCGTGGCCGAGCTGGACATGGCGATGCTTTTCATCTCGCACGACCTCTCCCTCGTGCGCGCGATCGCCGACGAGACCTGCGTGATGTATGCGGGCGAGATCGTCGAGCGCGGACCGAGCGAGCAGCTGTGGAACGATCCGCAGCACGACTACACCAAGGCGCTCATCGCCGCCATCCCCGAGATCGGCCCGGTGAAGCGGCTCCCCGGTCTCGACGAGAACTGA
- a CDS encoding ABC transporter permease, whose product MSIVQELGPTIVGVLILAALATGVLAAYRVPRRWAPLLAVLRGAAQLAVISLILAGVITSPLWVAVALIVMFCVAAGTATHRIGWSREHALMMGSAMAVGIVVTLTIVFVSGAIDFSARYVLAIGGIIVGNSMSIATLAGRRFTEGVIGHWDEVEGWLALGATPRQSTLDLARGAVYGALIPSVDQTKTTGLVTLPGAFVGAIFGGVSPLEAGRFQVVVLAAIMAAGAITAVIVAAWLAPVQRKPLPLT is encoded by the coding sequence ATGAGCATCGTGCAGGAGCTGGGGCCGACGATCGTCGGCGTGCTCATCCTCGCAGCGCTCGCGACGGGCGTGCTCGCCGCCTACCGGGTGCCACGACGATGGGCGCCCCTTCTCGCGGTTCTGCGCGGTGCGGCCCAGCTCGCTGTGATCAGCCTCATCCTCGCCGGGGTCATCACGAGCCCGCTCTGGGTCGCGGTCGCGCTCATCGTGATGTTCTGCGTCGCAGCCGGTACGGCGACGCACCGCATCGGCTGGTCGCGGGAGCACGCGCTGATGATGGGATCGGCGATGGCAGTGGGCATCGTGGTGACCCTGACGATCGTCTTCGTCAGTGGTGCGATCGACTTCTCGGCGCGCTATGTGCTGGCGATCGGCGGCATCATCGTCGGCAACTCGATGAGCATCGCGACACTGGCCGGCCGGCGGTTCACCGAAGGGGTGATCGGGCACTGGGATGAGGTGGAAGGTTGGCTCGCGCTCGGCGCCACACCGCGCCAGTCGACGCTCGACCTGGCCCGCGGCGCGGTCTACGGAGCCCTCATCCCGTCCGTCGACCAGACGAAGACGACGGGGCTGGTCACCCTGCCCGGAGCGTTCGTCGGGGCGATCTTCGGCGGTGTCTCGCCACTCGAAGCCGGGCGCTTCCAAGTCGTGGTGCTCGCCGCGATCATGGCGGCCGGTGCGATCACCGCCGTGATCGTCGCCGCCTGGCTCGCCCCCGTGCAACGCAAGCCGCTGCCACTCACCTGA
- a CDS encoding YybH family protein, translated as MTSPDPDLEHFLLTLYRNLGDRAAFDASLDPELTVWESADPRLLRGLGELDELRGPAVPVAERTSPLPHVRPVDLVTESWGDTGLIRAVLEVRDDEHGPVIERVRMTDVVRRSADGRWRIVHHHAQDLAGDGDRDDEE; from the coding sequence ATGACCTCGCCCGACCCCGACCTGGAGCACTTCTTGCTCACCCTGTACCGCAACCTCGGTGACCGGGCCGCCTTCGACGCCTCGCTCGACCCCGAGCTGACGGTGTGGGAGAGCGCCGATCCGCGTCTGCTGCGCGGGCTCGGCGAACTCGACGAGCTGCGAGGCCCGGCCGTTCCCGTCGCCGAGCGCACGAGCCCGCTCCCGCATGTGCGTCCCGTCGATCTCGTCACCGAATCGTGGGGCGACACCGGCCTCATCCGAGCCGTACTCGAAGTGCGCGACGACGAACACGGTCCCGTGATCGAGCGGGTCCGGATGACGGATGTGGTGCGGCGCTCGGCCGACGGCCGCTGGCGCATCGTGCACCACCACGCCCAAGATCTCGCCGGCGACGGCGACCGCGACGACGAAGAATAG
- a CDS encoding ABC transporter ATP-binding protein, giving the protein MTTAARTPLLTIEGLEVVMPTPFGATTLVHDTTIEIGEGEIVGLAGESGSGKTMTASAVLGILPQGARARGRIGFEGRNLLDLSSRQLDSVRGNRIAMIFQDPSAALHPLLRIGTQITEHLIHHKGISKKQAAARAIELLDHVRITEPHKAVRAYPHQFSGGMRQRAAIAIALACEPRLLIADEPTTALDVTVQAGILRLFDRLSRETGVSMLFITHDLGVMSSIADRTYIFKDGTVVEEGVTTEILNHPSHEYTKALIASRAQSLAASRVAEQREGQK; this is encoded by the coding sequence GTGACCACGGCTGCGCGCACACCCCTGCTGACGATCGAAGGTCTCGAGGTGGTCATGCCGACCCCCTTCGGGGCGACGACGCTCGTCCACGACACCACGATCGAGATCGGCGAAGGCGAGATCGTCGGGCTCGCGGGCGAATCCGGGAGCGGCAAGACCATGACCGCCTCGGCCGTGCTCGGCATCCTCCCACAGGGCGCCCGAGCCCGGGGACGGATCGGGTTCGAGGGTCGCAACCTGCTGGATCTCAGTTCCCGCCAGCTCGACTCCGTTCGCGGCAATCGGATCGCGATGATCTTCCAGGACCCGTCGGCGGCCCTGCACCCGCTCCTGCGGATCGGCACCCAGATCACCGAGCACCTCATCCATCACAAAGGGATCTCCAAGAAGCAGGCGGCCGCCCGGGCGATCGAACTGCTCGATCACGTTCGGATCACAGAGCCGCACAAGGCCGTGCGGGCCTACCCGCACCAGTTCTCGGGCGGAATGCGCCAGCGCGCCGCGATCGCCATCGCCCTGGCCTGCGAGCCCCGGTTGCTGATCGCCGATGAACCGACGACCGCGCTCGACGTGACCGTGCAGGCGGGGATCCTGCGACTCTTCGACCGTCTCAGCCGTGAGACGGGAGTCTCCATGCTCTTCATCACGCACGATCTCGGGGTGATGAGCTCGATCGCCGACCGGACCTACATCTTCAAGGACGGAACTGTGGTGGAAGAGGGCGTCACGACCGAGATCCTCAACCACCCGAGCCACGAGTACACGAAAGCGCTCATCGCGTCGCGGGCGCAGTCGCTCGCGGCTTCGCGTGTCGCGGAGCAGAGGGAGGGTCAGAAGTGA
- a CDS encoding ABC transporter permease translates to MTILSSDRVQAGRRGPRFGRSRDGLDRVYLRAGSFWRPLTVASVAVIALWVLTAVFASLVAPYDPLAKTGANLQPPTGEHWFGTDDLGRDMLSRVVWGAQLSLPLAVAIVLCSLVTGGIVGLAAGYFGKAVDNTLMRVADLVLAFPQIILAMAVAAAFGPSVGNAVLALVIVSWPLYARIIRSSVLSVREQEYVVSGRMLGSTTLKSIVKDVIPNSAGPALVMSTIELGNAILMLAALSFLGLGPRPPAAEWGSMIALGSQNLTNWWVSLFPGLAILTIVMAFNLLGDAIQDYLDPRSRVRRAK, encoded by the coding sequence ATGACCATCCTCTCCTCGGACCGGGTGCAGGCCGGCCGGCGCGGCCCCCGCTTCGGCCGCAGCAGAGACGGCCTCGATCGCGTCTACCTGCGTGCGGGCAGCTTCTGGCGACCGCTCACCGTCGCCTCCGTCGCCGTGATCGCCCTCTGGGTGCTGACGGCCGTCTTCGCGTCGCTCGTCGCGCCATACGACCCCCTCGCGAAGACGGGCGCGAATCTGCAGCCGCCGACGGGTGAACACTGGTTCGGCACGGACGACCTCGGCCGCGACATGCTCAGCCGGGTCGTCTGGGGCGCGCAGCTCTCCCTCCCGCTGGCCGTCGCCATCGTGCTCTGCTCGCTCGTCACCGGCGGAATCGTGGGTCTCGCCGCCGGCTACTTCGGCAAAGCCGTCGACAACACCCTCATGCGCGTCGCCGACCTGGTGCTCGCCTTTCCGCAGATCATCCTGGCGATGGCGGTGGCGGCAGCGTTCGGCCCGAGCGTCGGCAACGCCGTGCTCGCGCTCGTGATCGTTTCATGGCCGCTCTACGCCCGCATCATCCGGTCGTCCGTGCTCAGTGTGCGCGAGCAGGAGTACGTCGTGTCGGGCAGGATGCTCGGATCGACGACGCTGAAGTCGATTGTCAAAGACGTGATCCCCAACTCGGCGGGCCCGGCACTCGTCATGTCGACCATCGAGCTCGGGAACGCGATCCTGATGCTCGCCGCGCTCTCGTTCCTGGGACTCGGCCCGCGCCCGCCCGCGGCGGAGTGGGGGTCGATGATCGCCCTCGGCTCGCAGAACCTCACCAATTGGTGGGTGAGCCTGTTCCCCGGCCTCGCGATCCTCACGATCGTGATGGCGTTCAACCTGCTCGGCGACGCCATTCAGGACTATCTGGACCCGCGCTCGCGGGTGAGGAGGGCGAAGTGA
- a CDS encoding amidohydrolase family protein: MNQSTDGTLIAGAAIFTGMGAELLVGQAVLVDRAGVIEQIAPESELALAGRRPHRVDLTGRVLSPGLINTHVHLGLALPGTAGDLVAGKSDPDLLLVMAGSAKHTLNAGVTTARLVGESRYLDFALRRGIEAGVVPGPRIHTAGHALCCTGGHGWESDALEGDGPDDFRRLTRLQIRHGADLIKVCISGGIAGEHEQIHTPQLTDDEMRAVIETAHDWGRLVTAHAGPAATLKRAIDLGLDCVEHGYELTREVTDLMAAAGTWYVPTITVSRCAEFFDEQGVPAWMKERALGAGPRHWESLQHAIASGVKIAMGTDMPPAANFDGTTATVREMEFMVEAGMSDLDVLLSATSRAAELLGTTSVGRIAVGSHADFVATDGDPSKNVSALRGIDWVMKAGQVVRDDASRVAV; the protein is encoded by the coding sequence ATGAACCAGTCGACAGACGGAACCCTGATCGCCGGAGCGGCCATCTTCACCGGGATGGGCGCCGAGCTCCTCGTGGGACAGGCGGTGCTCGTCGACCGCGCCGGGGTGATCGAGCAGATCGCGCCCGAGTCCGAGCTCGCGCTCGCTGGCCGCCGCCCCCACCGGGTCGACCTCACCGGGCGCGTGCTCTCCCCGGGCTTGATCAACACTCACGTGCACCTGGGGCTGGCGCTTCCCGGCACCGCGGGTGATCTGGTCGCGGGCAAATCCGATCCCGATCTTCTGCTCGTGATGGCGGGCAGCGCCAAACACACGCTGAACGCGGGGGTCACGACGGCCCGCCTGGTCGGCGAGAGCCGCTACCTCGACTTCGCGCTGCGTCGCGGAATCGAAGCCGGGGTCGTGCCGGGGCCGCGCATCCACACCGCCGGTCACGCGTTGTGCTGCACGGGCGGTCACGGCTGGGAGTCGGATGCGCTGGAAGGAGACGGCCCTGACGACTTCCGCCGTCTCACCCGGCTGCAGATCCGCCACGGTGCCGACCTGATCAAGGTCTGCATCTCCGGGGGCATCGCGGGTGAGCACGAGCAGATCCACACCCCCCAGCTGACGGATGACGAGATGCGGGCGGTGATCGAGACCGCCCACGATTGGGGCCGTCTTGTCACGGCGCACGCGGGACCGGCGGCCACGCTCAAGCGCGCGATCGACCTCGGTCTCGACTGCGTGGAGCACGGCTACGAGCTCACCCGGGAGGTCACGGACCTCATGGCGGCGGCCGGAACCTGGTATGTGCCGACGATCACCGTCAGCCGCTGCGCCGAGTTCTTCGACGAGCAGGGCGTGCCCGCCTGGATGAAGGAGCGTGCGCTCGGCGCAGGGCCCCGCCACTGGGAGAGCCTGCAGCACGCCATCGCCTCCGGGGTGAAGATCGCGATGGGCACCGATATGCCGCCCGCGGCGAACTTCGACGGGACCACCGCGACCGTGCGCGAGATGGAGTTCATGGTCGAGGCGGGTATGAGCGACCTCGACGTGCTGCTCTCCGCTACGAGCCGGGCGGCCGAGCTGCTCGGCACGACGAGCGTCGGGCGGATCGCGGTCGGCTCCCACGCCGACTTCGTCGCCACCGACGGCGACCCCTCGAAGAACGTGTCGGCCCTGCGCGGAATCGACTGGGTGATGAAGGCGGGGCAGGTCGTTCGCGACGATGCGTCCCGGGTCGCGGTGTGA
- a CDS encoding TetR/AcrR family transcriptional regulator, with protein MTDIASTLIAQRPQRADARRNFDALLAAARDAFAADGTSASLEDIARRAGVGIGTLYRNFPTRDALIEAVYVDEVESVVRAAREAESLEPWEALDSWLHRFVGYVGTKRALVDGLNKDSPVLLSCRTAIYGAGGPLLDRAQAAGVVRSDVAIDDVVRMVSGIAGVAFDDDAQRTKVVELAIDGLRVQGEPRPR; from the coding sequence ATGACCGACATCGCCAGCACGCTGATAGCCCAGCGCCCGCAACGCGCCGACGCCCGGCGAAACTTCGACGCGCTCCTCGCCGCCGCCCGCGACGCTTTCGCCGCCGACGGCACCAGCGCCTCCCTCGAAGACATCGCCCGCCGGGCCGGCGTCGGCATCGGCACGCTCTACCGCAACTTCCCCACCAGGGATGCCCTGATCGAAGCCGTCTACGTCGACGAGGTCGAGTCGGTCGTCCGCGCCGCCCGCGAAGCCGAGTCGCTCGAGCCGTGGGAGGCTCTCGACAGCTGGCTGCACCGCTTCGTCGGCTACGTGGGCACGAAGCGCGCACTGGTCGACGGTCTCAACAAAGACTCCCCCGTGCTGCTCAGCTGCCGCACCGCCATCTACGGCGCCGGCGGCCCACTGCTCGACCGAGCCCAGGCCGCGGGCGTGGTGCGGAGCGACGTCGCGATCGACGACGTCGTCCGGATGGTGTCGGGCATCGCTGGCGTCGCGTTCGACGACGACGCCCAGCGCACCAAGGTCGTCGAGCTCGCGATCGACGGCTTGCGCGTGCAGGGGGAACCCCGGCCCCGCTAG
- a CDS encoding FAD/NAD(P)-dependent oxidoreductase: MGGRVAAGAEDDTGIEWFFGTTAYGLFRETGVGGGVIVAAARAGGTLRVHARRVLLATGAYDLPVPIPGGTLPGVFMAGAVQGFLKSQKLRVADRLVLAGSHPLLFIVADQLRAAGADVVELAFARGLPSLREAFRSLAAIPGHTRLLAELAACVVRLQASGTRIRTRTLVTAAEGERGVERVRLSSVDRFWRPRGAERTVDVDALVLGFGFHPSTELARQFGCALRWDSPKGGWVVATDERLATTVPGVFAAGEPTGVAGAEQSRTEGVLAGLAIADDLEATVSARDREDAQRARAHSDRFARVVQELFEPDREGLLALTDAGTTVCRCERVTRGAIDGFLDANPFAGSASAVKLECRSGMGPCQGRYCETTVAGLVARSRGMRVEDAGRFAAHVPVKPVPLTSYLGLAEET, translated from the coding sequence GTGGGCGGAAGGGTTGCTGCGGGGGCGGAGGACGACACCGGGATCGAGTGGTTCTTCGGCACGACGGCCTATGGGCTGTTCCGTGAGACCGGAGTCGGCGGCGGCGTGATCGTCGCCGCCGCGCGGGCGGGAGGCACGCTGCGGGTGCACGCCCGACGCGTGCTCCTGGCGACCGGCGCCTACGACCTGCCCGTGCCGATTCCGGGAGGCACCCTCCCCGGTGTGTTCATGGCCGGCGCCGTGCAAGGCTTCCTCAAATCGCAGAAGCTCCGGGTGGCCGACCGGCTGGTGCTCGCCGGTTCGCATCCCCTTCTCTTCATCGTCGCGGACCAGCTGCGCGCGGCCGGCGCCGACGTCGTCGAGCTCGCCTTCGCGAGAGGTCTGCCCTCGCTGCGGGAGGCTTTCCGTTCCCTCGCTGCGATTCCGGGCCACACCCGGCTGTTGGCCGAACTGGCGGCCTGTGTTGTTCGGCTGCAGGCGTCGGGCACCCGGATCCGCACGCGGACCCTTGTCACGGCCGCGGAGGGTGAACGGGGCGTCGAGCGCGTGCGGCTGTCGTCGGTCGACCGCTTCTGGCGGCCCCGTGGCGCGGAACGCACGGTCGACGTCGACGCTCTGGTGCTCGGCTTCGGGTTCCACCCGTCGACCGAACTCGCGCGGCAGTTCGGGTGCGCGCTGCGCTGGGACTCGCCGAAGGGCGGTTGGGTGGTCGCCACCGACGAACGTCTCGCGACGACCGTGCCCGGCGTCTTCGCTGCGGGCGAGCCCACCGGCGTCGCCGGCGCGGAGCAGTCTCGTACCGAGGGTGTGCTCGCCGGGTTGGCCATCGCCGACGACCTGGAGGCGACCGTCTCCGCTCGGGATCGGGAGGATGCGCAGCGTGCGCGGGCGCACAGCGACCGTTTTGCCCGCGTGGTGCAAGAGCTGTTCGAGCCGGACCGCGAAGGGCTGCTGGCCCTGACCGACGCCGGCACGACGGTCTGCCGCTGCGAACGGGTCACCCGGGGAGCGATCGACGGCTTCCTCGACGCCAACCCCTTCGCCGGCTCCGCGAGCGCCGTCAAACTCGAGTGCCGCAGCGGGATGGGCCCCTGCCAAGGTCGCTACTGCGAGACGACGGTCGCCGGTCTCGTCGCCCGGTCGCGCGGGATGCGCGTGGAGGACGCGGGCCGCTTCGCCGCGCATGTGCCGGTGAAGCCGGTGCCGCTCACCTCGTACCTGGGATTGGCCGAAGAGACGTAG
- a CDS encoding DUF885 domain-containing protein, giving the protein MSAVRELADRYLAVLAQHEPAAAQALGRAASDRLGDFSADWAVEKRALQETTLAAVDATDPGSLEGVDRNLHAAFRERLASDIALFDTGFTPRLLAPLATPVHEIREAFDDLVVTADSRGDEAIARLARVPEALEQLRGRLEWARAEGGRGGFSGTGVAARRQVVEVADQIAAWIDPERVDYFPSIPGDGLDPRRRDALTAAADDATGAFAAFERYLRDELAPLAPERDAVGEQVYAETARSFLGTALDLDEVYAYGWSELERLVGRSRALAAEILGTAARHTPDDVAAAAVALDADDRYALRGTDETTRWLRDRLAATIEAVDGVAFDLPSSVWEVDCVVPTAASGVVYYTPGAPDGSSRSKIVWTLPTGAHSIGSWHEVTSFHHEGVPGHHLEHTINRANPRLHPWQRYLCEIHGYAEGWAHYSEELSDELGLIRDPAERFGMVLGQIWRAVRIVADIGLHTGRPLPENGFTAGQVWTTELARTLLVELARVDPVTARFEVDRYLGWPGQALAFKVGAKLWTEARAAAARRGTGLKEFHSRALSFGPMGLAPLNDLLLADDTELR; this is encoded by the coding sequence GTGAGCGCCGTACGGGAGCTCGCCGACCGCTATCTCGCCGTGCTCGCCCAGCACGAACCCGCCGCCGCTCAGGCGCTCGGCCGGGCCGCGAGCGATCGCCTCGGCGACTTCAGCGCCGACTGGGCGGTGGAGAAGCGGGCGCTCCAGGAGACCACGCTCGCAGCCGTCGACGCGACCGACCCGGGCTCCCTCGAAGGGGTTGACAGGAACCTGCACGCTGCCTTCCGGGAGCGGCTCGCGAGTGACATCGCGCTCTTCGACACCGGGTTCACGCCGCGCCTCCTGGCGCCCCTGGCGACACCGGTGCACGAGATCCGGGAAGCTTTCGACGACCTCGTGGTGACCGCGGACTCCCGCGGCGATGAGGCGATCGCCCGGCTGGCCCGCGTTCCCGAGGCACTCGAACAGCTGCGTGGCCGGCTCGAGTGGGCGAGAGCGGAAGGAGGGCGCGGAGGATTCAGCGGCACCGGTGTCGCCGCACGTCGACAGGTCGTCGAGGTCGCCGACCAGATCGCCGCGTGGATCGACCCCGAGCGGGTCGACTACTTCCCGTCCATCCCCGGTGACGGGCTGGATCCCCGGCGACGGGATGCGCTCACCGCCGCCGCCGACGACGCGACGGGTGCGTTCGCGGCCTTCGAACGCTACCTGCGCGACGAACTCGCCCCGCTCGCGCCCGAGCGCGACGCGGTCGGAGAGCAGGTCTACGCAGAGACGGCGAGGAGCTTCCTCGGCACCGCCCTCGACCTCGATGAGGTCTACGCCTACGGCTGGTCGGAGCTCGAGCGGCTCGTCGGCCGGTCCCGCGCCCTCGCCGCGGAGATCCTCGGCACGGCGGCTCGACACACTCCGGACGATGTGGCCGCCGCAGCCGTGGCCCTCGACGCCGACGACCGTTACGCACTGCGCGGCACCGACGAGACCACCCGCTGGCTGCGCGACCGCCTCGCGGCGACGATCGAAGCGGTCGACGGGGTGGCGTTCGACCTGCCGTCCAGCGTCTGGGAGGTCGACTGCGTCGTCCCGACGGCGGCCAGCGGAGTCGTCTATTACACGCCGGGGGCACCGGACGGCAGCTCGCGCAGCAAGATCGTGTGGACGCTCCCCACCGGTGCCCATTCGATCGGTTCCTGGCACGAGGTCACCAGTTTCCACCACGAAGGCGTTCCCGGTCACCACCTCGAGCACACCATCAACCGGGCGAACCCGCGGCTGCATCCCTGGCAGCGCTACCTGTGCGAGATCCACGGCTACGCCGAAGGCTGGGCGCACTACTCCGAAGAGCTCTCCGACGAACTCGGCCTGATCCGCGACCCGGCCGAGAGGTTCGGAATGGTTCTCGGCCAGATCTGGCGAGCCGTGCGAATCGTGGCGGACATCGGCCTCCACACCGGCCGCCCCCTGCCGGAGAACGGCTTCACGGCCGGGCAGGTCTGGACGACCGAGCTCGCGCGGACCCTGCTCGTCGAGCTCGCCCGGGTCGACCCGGTCACGGCGCGATTCGAGGTGGACCGTTACCTCGGGTGGCCGGGCCAAGCGCTCGCATTCAAGGTCGGAGCGAAGCTGTGGACGGAGGCCAGGGCCGCCGCCGCCCGCCGGGGGACCGGGCTCAAGGAGTTCCACTCCCGCGCGCTCTCCTTCGGCCCGATGGGATTGGCGCCGCTGAACGACCTCCTCCTCGCCGACGATACGGAGCTTCGATGA
- a CDS encoding dihydrodipicolinate synthase family protein → MDRNSVDWHGYIPAITTPFTREGTLDLEAFEGQMEWLAGQGMHGVILAGTTGEWFSLDEGERAELFRQGGALRHDMRVLGGANAFTAAEAIRHAHAAERAGLDGILLTPPPYLVPGREEIVTFYRDVAAATDIPICVYNWPRGCIVDLDVDTLAELAEIDAVVAIKNSTGDQAGFLAGLYALADTVRYFGIPTSELGADLVGLGRGDGLMGSGAPLGRDHPGFWDALESGDRETAIALGARDRVVMTSWFGRDYGALFGNQQAIMKTALRLQGVPAGFVRRPLLELTPDQVDRVRVTLEGLGIETRPLS, encoded by the coding sequence GTGGACAGGAACTCAGTCGATTGGCACGGATACATCCCGGCCATCACCACCCCCTTCACGCGGGAAGGCACGCTCGACCTGGAGGCGTTCGAGGGCCAGATGGAGTGGCTCGCCGGTCAGGGGATGCACGGTGTCATCCTCGCCGGCACGACCGGCGAATGGTTCAGCCTCGATGAGGGCGAGCGTGCAGAGCTGTTCCGTCAGGGCGGGGCTCTCCGTCACGATATGCGCGTGCTCGGTGGGGCGAACGCTTTCACCGCCGCCGAGGCGATCCGCCACGCCCACGCGGCCGAGCGCGCAGGGCTCGACGGCATCCTGCTGACACCGCCGCCGTACCTCGTTCCCGGTCGCGAAGAGATCGTCACCTTCTACCGAGACGTCGCGGCGGCGACGGACATCCCGATCTGCGTCTACAACTGGCCGCGCGGGTGCATCGTCGACCTGGATGTGGACACGCTCGCGGAGCTGGCCGAGATCGATGCGGTGGTGGCGATCAAGAACTCCACCGGCGACCAGGCCGGCTTCCTGGCCGGCCTCTATGCCCTGGCCGACACGGTGCGCTACTTCGGCATCCCCACGAGCGAGCTCGGAGCCGATCTGGTCGGCCTCGGGCGGGGGGACGGCCTGATGGGCTCCGGCGCCCCGCTGGGACGCGACCACCCCGGCTTCTGGGATGCGCTCGAATCCGGCGACCGGGAGACGGCGATCGCTCTCGGTGCCCGCGACCGGGTGGTGATGACGAGCTGGTTCGGCCGAGACTACGGCGCGCTGTTCGGCAATCAGCAGGCGATCATGAAGACGGCGCTGCGGCTTCAGGGCGTTCCCGCGGGATTCGTGCGCCGTCCGCTGCTCGAGCTGACCCCGGACCAGGTCGACCGCGTACGGGTCACCCTGGAGGGCCTCGGGATCGAAACCCGCCCGCTGTCCTGA
- a CDS encoding FAD-dependent oxidoreductase, giving the protein MTERFDVVVIGAGPAGVAAAREVSTRGLTVAVLDEQQRAGDRSFAARRPRSAPGGRRRPDIRGRKGCCGGGGRHRDRVVLRHDGLWAVP; this is encoded by the coding sequence ATGACGGAACGGTTCGATGTCGTCGTGATCGGAGCCGGACCCGCCGGCGTCGCCGCGGCCCGCGAGGTGTCGACGAGGGGCCTCACCGTTGCCGTGCTGGACGAGCAGCAGCGCGCGGGGGACAGATCTTTCGCCGCCCGCCGGCCCCGTTCGGCTCCGGGTGGTCGTCGCCGACCGGATATCCGTGGGCGGAAGGGTTGCTGCGGGGGCGGAGGACGACACCGGGATCGAGTGGTTCTTCGGCACGACGGCCTATGGGCTGTTCCGTGA